One stretch of Streptomyces agglomeratus DNA includes these proteins:
- a CDS encoding LamB/YcsF family protein: MTSASIDLNADLGEGFGRWRLTDDEQLLSVVTSANVACGFHAGDAVTMRRVCDLAAERGVRIGAQVSYRDLAGFGRRSMDVPPDELAAEVAYQIGALEVFARAAGSRVSYVKPHGALYNRVVRDEEQAAAVVDGVLLAGGGRPVLGLPGSRFLDIAAKAGLPAVAEAFADRAYTAEGTLVPRAQENAVVTDPGTVVERSVSMARSGVVTSRCGRPVAVRARSLCLHGDTPGAVGLARRVRERLESAGVRVEAFV; the protein is encoded by the coding sequence ATGACCTCCGCCTCCATCGATCTCAACGCCGACCTCGGGGAGGGCTTCGGGCGCTGGCGGCTGACCGACGACGAACAGCTGTTGTCCGTCGTCACCAGTGCCAACGTCGCCTGCGGCTTCCACGCCGGTGACGCGGTGACCATGCGCCGTGTCTGCGACCTCGCGGCCGAGCGGGGGGTACGGATCGGCGCCCAGGTCTCGTACCGCGACCTGGCCGGCTTCGGGCGGCGCTCCATGGACGTCCCCCCGGACGAACTCGCCGCCGAAGTCGCGTATCAGATAGGCGCGCTGGAAGTGTTCGCGCGAGCGGCCGGTTCGCGGGTCTCGTACGTCAAGCCCCACGGCGCGCTCTACAACCGTGTGGTGCGCGACGAGGAACAGGCCGCCGCCGTGGTCGACGGTGTGCTGCTCGCCGGTGGTGGGCGGCCGGTCCTGGGACTGCCCGGCTCGCGGTTCCTCGACATCGCGGCGAAGGCAGGACTCCCGGCCGTCGCCGAGGCGTTCGCGGACCGCGCCTACACCGCGGAAGGGACGCTCGTTCCGCGCGCACAGGAGAACGCCGTCGTCACGGACCCGGGAACGGTCGTCGAACGCTCCGTCTCCATGGCCCGGTCGGGTGTCGTCACCTCGCGCTGCGGCCGCCCGGTCGCCGTACGAGCCCGGTCACTGTGCCTGCACGGGGACACCCCTGGCGCCGTCGGGCTGGCCCGCCGTGTACGGGAACGTCTGGAGTCGGCGGGCGTGCGTGTGGAGGCCTTCGTATGA
- a CDS encoding biotin-dependent carboxyltransferase family protein, which yields MTDRAFAVVRAGALTSVQDLGRSGHAHLGVPRSGALDRPASDLANRLVGNPPGAAVLETTVNGCAVRPRCPVTVAVTGAPCGVTVDGRPVAWGAPVRVAAGKVLEVGRAASGVRSYLAFAGGVACEPVLGSRSTDLLSGLGPAALADGAVLPLGGDPGPPVYADAVPWQSPPRELVLRALPGPRADWFTPRALRTLSTAVYRVSAASNRIGLRTDGPPLERAVHGELPSEGMVLGAVQVPPDGRPVVFLADHPTTGGYPVLAVVREPDLAAAAQAAPGTPVRFVVTTGRRDR from the coding sequence GTGACGGACCGGGCTTTCGCGGTGGTGCGGGCCGGTGCGCTGACGTCCGTTCAGGATCTGGGGCGGTCCGGTCACGCCCATCTCGGCGTGCCGCGCTCGGGTGCGCTGGACCGGCCCGCGAGCGATCTCGCGAACCGGCTGGTGGGCAACCCCCCGGGGGCGGCCGTTCTGGAGACGACGGTGAACGGCTGTGCCGTACGGCCGCGCTGTCCGGTCACCGTGGCGGTCACCGGTGCGCCGTGCGGCGTCACCGTGGACGGGCGTCCGGTGGCCTGGGGCGCGCCGGTGCGCGTGGCGGCGGGAAAGGTACTGGAAGTGGGGCGGGCGGCGAGCGGCGTACGGAGCTACCTCGCGTTCGCCGGCGGCGTCGCCTGCGAACCCGTGCTGGGCAGCCGCTCGACCGATCTGCTGTCGGGGCTGGGTCCAGCGGCCCTGGCCGACGGCGCTGTGCTGCCGCTGGGCGGCGATCCGGGGCCACCGGTGTACGCCGATGCCGTGCCCTGGCAGAGCCCCCCGCGCGAACTCGTCCTGCGGGCCCTCCCCGGACCGCGTGCGGACTGGTTCACGCCGCGGGCGCTGCGCACCCTGTCCACGGCCGTCTACCGGGTGTCCGCCGCGAGCAACCGCATCGGGCTGCGCACGGACGGCCCGCCTCTGGAGCGCGCCGTGCACGGCGAACTGCCCAGCGAGGGCATGGTTCTCGGCGCGGTGCAGGTACCGCCCGACGGGCGCCCTGTGGTGTTCCTCGCCGACCATCCCACCACGGGGGGATATCCGGTGCTCGCGGTCGTGCGGGAGCCGGATCTCGCCGCGGCGGCGCAGGCCGCACCCGGTACACCGGTCCGGTTCGTCGTCACGACGGGGCGCAGGGACCGCTGA
- a CDS encoding hydantoinase B/oxoprolinase family protein — MSGRWEFWIDRGGTFTDVVGRRPDGRLVTRKLLSHDPERYRDAAVAGIRLMLGLGPGEPVPADRIAAVKMGTTVATNALLERRGEPTVLVITEGFRDALRIAYQNRPRLFDRHIVLPEAVYERVVEVPERIDAGGATVRPLDLAAVTEKLRAARDEGFRSAAVVLMHGYRHPAHESAVAAAARALGFTQVSCSHEVSPLIKLVPRGDTTVVDAYLSPILRRYVDEIAGELRGVRLMFMQSNGGLREAAHFRGKDAVLSGPAGGVVGMARTSEQAGFERVIGFDMGGTSTDVSHYAGAFERDLGTHVAGVRMRAPMMNIHTVAAGGGSVLHFDGQRYRVGPDSAGAVPGPACYRRGGPLTVTDANVMLGRVQPDHFPAVFGPRGDQPLDAEAVRRGFVKLADDVAEATGARRSPEEVAAGFLDIAVLNMANAVKKISVQRGHDITRYALTSFGGAGGQHACAVADALGVDTVIVPPLAGVLSAYGIGLADATAMREQSVEAELGEGMLGGVRELCDRLAGRTRQELRADGLKDEAISTHARVLIRYAGTDASLPVALGGVLDMTAAFEADHRARYAFTMDKPLVVEAVSVEAVGTAGPDVPGNVARRRTHTGTPSSRATVRMFTGGRRHDTPLYRRDDLMPADAVEGPAVIAEDDATTVVDPGWRAAAGERGHLLLTRVRPRPGRTAVGTAVDPVMLEVFNNLFMAIAEQMGVRLENTAHSVNIKERLDFSCALFDAHGNLIANAPHIPVHLGSMGESIKEVLRRNEGSMRPGDVYAVNDPYHGGTHLPDITVVTPVFDAEGGPARFLVASRGHHAEIGGLTPGSMPAFSRTVHEEGVLFDNWLLVRDGRLREEETRELLATAAYPSRDPDTNLADLRAQIAANEKGIAELRRTVDQFGLDVVQAYMRHVQDNAEESVRRIVAGLRDGEYRYETDSGAVIRVALRVDREARGAVLDFAGTAPQQPGNFNAPKSVVMAAVLYVFRTLVADDIPLNSGCLKPLEVRVPEGSMLAPVYPAATVAGNVETSQAVTGALYAALGVQAEGSGTMNNLTFGNDRVQYYETVASGSGAGDGFDGADAVQTHMTNSRLTDPEILEWRCPVRLESFSVREGSGGEGRWRGGCGAVRRIRFLEPMTVALLSGHRRVPPYGMAGGGPGATGSNRLERADGTLMRLKGCDTADAGPGDVLEIRTPGGGGYGRPGGP, encoded by the coding sequence ATGAGCGGGCGCTGGGAATTCTGGATCGACCGTGGCGGTACCTTCACCGACGTGGTGGGCCGACGGCCCGACGGCCGGCTCGTCACCCGCAAACTGCTCTCGCACGACCCGGAGCGCTACCGGGACGCGGCCGTCGCCGGAATCCGGCTGATGCTCGGGCTCGGTCCCGGCGAACCGGTCCCGGCCGACCGGATCGCCGCCGTCAAAATGGGGACGACGGTCGCCACGAACGCGCTGCTCGAACGGCGCGGCGAGCCGACCGTACTGGTCATCACCGAAGGCTTCCGGGACGCACTGCGTATCGCGTACCAGAACCGTCCCCGGCTCTTCGACCGCCACATCGTCCTGCCCGAGGCGGTGTACGAGCGCGTCGTCGAAGTCCCCGAGCGGATCGACGCGGGCGGAGCGACCGTACGGCCGCTGGATCTCGCGGCCGTCACGGAGAAACTGCGCGCCGCGCGCGACGAGGGTTTCCGCAGCGCCGCTGTCGTCCTGATGCACGGCTACCGTCACCCCGCGCACGAGTCCGCCGTCGCCGCCGCCGCGCGCGCACTCGGCTTCACGCAGGTGAGCTGTTCGCACGAGGTGAGCCCCCTGATCAAGCTGGTGCCGCGCGGGGACACGACCGTCGTGGACGCGTACCTCTCACCGATCCTCCGCCGGTACGTCGACGAGATCGCCGGGGAACTGCGCGGCGTGCGCCTGATGTTCATGCAGTCCAACGGCGGACTGCGGGAGGCGGCGCACTTCCGCGGCAAGGACGCCGTGCTCTCGGGTCCGGCGGGCGGTGTCGTGGGCATGGCCCGTACCTCGGAACAGGCCGGTTTCGAGCGCGTCATCGGCTTCGACATGGGCGGCACGTCCACCGACGTGTCGCACTACGCCGGCGCGTTCGAAAGAGACCTCGGCACGCACGTCGCGGGCGTACGCATGCGTGCGCCGATGATGAACATCCACACCGTCGCGGCGGGCGGCGGCTCGGTGCTGCACTTCGACGGGCAGCGCTACCGCGTCGGACCCGACTCGGCGGGCGCCGTTCCCGGGCCCGCCTGCTACCGACGCGGTGGTCCCCTCACGGTCACCGACGCCAATGTGATGCTCGGGCGCGTCCAGCCGGACCACTTCCCCGCCGTCTTCGGACCCCGTGGCGACCAGCCCTTGGATGCCGAGGCGGTACGCCGCGGGTTCGTGAAGCTCGCCGACGACGTGGCCGAAGCCACCGGTGCACGGCGCAGCCCCGAGGAGGTCGCCGCGGGCTTCCTCGACATCGCCGTGCTCAACATGGCCAACGCCGTCAAGAAGATCTCCGTACAGCGCGGTCACGACATCACCCGCTACGCGCTCACCAGCTTCGGCGGCGCCGGCGGACAGCACGCGTGCGCCGTGGCCGACGCGCTGGGCGTCGACACGGTGATCGTGCCGCCGCTGGCCGGTGTGCTCTCGGCCTACGGCATCGGCCTTGCCGACGCCACCGCCATGCGCGAGCAGTCCGTCGAGGCGGAACTCGGTGAGGGGATGCTCGGGGGCGTACGCGAACTGTGCGACCGGCTGGCCGGACGTACGCGCCAAGAGCTGCGCGCCGACGGCCTCAAGGACGAGGCGATCAGCACGCACGCGCGCGTACTGATCCGCTACGCCGGTACGGACGCGAGCCTGCCGGTCGCGCTGGGCGGCGTCCTGGACATGACCGCGGCCTTCGAAGCGGACCACCGCGCGCGGTACGCCTTCACCATGGACAAGCCGCTGGTCGTCGAAGCCGTCTCGGTCGAGGCCGTGGGAACGGCGGGACCGGACGTTCCCGGGAACGTCGCCCGAAGGCGCACGCACACGGGAACGCCGAGTTCCCGTGCGACGGTACGGATGTTCACCGGGGGACGGAGACACGACACCCCGCTGTACCGGCGCGACGACCTGATGCCCGCCGACGCGGTCGAAGGCCCCGCCGTCATCGCCGAGGACGACGCGACCACGGTGGTCGATCCGGGCTGGCGGGCGGCCGCCGGAGAGCGAGGCCATCTGCTGCTCACGCGCGTGCGTCCGCGCCCCGGCCGGACGGCGGTCGGCACGGCGGTGGACCCGGTGATGCTGGAGGTGTTCAACAACCTCTTCATGGCCATCGCCGAGCAGATGGGCGTACGCCTCGAGAACACCGCCCACTCCGTCAACATCAAGGAGCGGCTGGACTTCTCCTGCGCGCTTTTCGACGCGCACGGGAATCTGATCGCGAACGCGCCGCACATTCCCGTGCACCTCGGTTCGATGGGCGAGTCGATCAAGGAGGTGCTGCGGCGCAACGAGGGCTCCATGCGCCCCGGCGACGTGTACGCCGTCAACGACCCCTACCACGGGGGTACGCACCTGCCCGACATCACGGTCGTGACGCCCGTGTTCGACGCCGAGGGCGGGCCGGCGCGCTTTCTGGTGGCCTCGCGCGGACACCACGCGGAGATCGGCGGCCTCACCCCCGGCTCCATGCCGGCCTTCAGCCGTACGGTGCACGAGGAGGGCGTCCTTTTCGACAACTGGCTTCTCGTGAGGGACGGCAGGCTGCGCGAGGAGGAGACGCGCGAACTGCTCGCCACCGCCGCGTATCCCTCCCGAGACCCGGACACCAACCTGGCCGACCTGCGCGCACAGATCGCCGCGAACGAGAAGGGCATCGCCGAACTGCGCCGCACGGTCGACCAGTTCGGCCTCGACGTGGTGCAGGCGTACATGCGGCACGTCCAGGACAACGCGGAGGAGTCGGTCCGCCGCATCGTCGCCGGGCTGCGGGACGGCGAGTACCGCTACGAGACCGACAGCGGAGCCGTGATCCGGGTCGCACTGAGAGTGGACCGGGAGGCACGCGGCGCGGTGCTGGACTTCGCCGGCACGGCGCCCCAGCAGCCGGGGAACTTCAACGCGCCCAAGTCGGTGGTCATGGCCGCCGTCCTGTACGTCTTCAGGACACTCGTCGCCGACGACATCCCCCTCAACAGCGGCTGCCTGAAACCACTGGAAGTGCGGGTCCCCGAGGGTTCGATGCTCGCGCCCGTCTATCCCGCGGCGACCGTGGCAGGCAACGTCGAGACCTCGCAGGCCGTGACCGGAGCTCTGTACGCCGCCCTCGGTGTCCAGGCCGAAGGCTCCGGAACCATGAACAACCTCACGTTCGGCAACGACCGCGTGCAGTACTACGAGACCGTGGCGAGCGGCTCGGGGGCGGGCGACGGATTCGACGGGGCCGACGCCGTGCAGACCCACATGACCAACTCGCGCCTCACCGACCCCGAGATCCTGGAGTGGCGTTGCCCGGTGCGCCTGGAAAGTTTCTCCGTACGCGAGGGCAGTGGGGGAGAGGGCCGGTGGCGGGGCGGCTGCGGAGCCGTGCGCAGGATCCGGTTCCTGGAACCGATGACGGTGGCGCTGCTCTCCGGCCACCGCCGCGTCCCGCCGTACGGCATGGCCGGCGGCGGGCCGGGAGCGACGGGCAGCAACCGCCTCGAGCGCGCCGACGGCACGCTCATGCGGCTGAAGGGCTGCGACACGGCCGACGCCGGCCCCGGGGACGTCCTGGAGATCCGCACCCCAGGAGGAGGCGGATACGGGCGCCCCGGCGGCCCCTGA
- a CDS encoding MFS transporter has translation MSTTQTQSKQDELPDGDGAFAWLRALGPRGRRAFGGAFGGYALDSYDFFTLPLSMVAIAAYFGLSTGQTGLLTTVTLVVSAIGGAIAGIAADRIGRVKALMITVITYALFTVLCGFAPNYETLLVFRALQGLGFGGEWAVGAILVAEYASARHRGRTLGAIQSAWAVGWALAVIVCTVVFQYLDPDTAWRVMFWTGALPALLVIYVRRHVSDAPQAAQRRLASSDKGSFTAIFKKDLLRTTLFGVLLSTGVQGGYYTLATWVPTYLKTERGLTVVGTGGYLAFLISGAFIGYLTGGYLTDRLGRKKNIALFAFLSAACVVAYTNIPSGANQLVLVLGFPLGFCMSAIFSGFGSFLSELYPTAVRGTGQGFTYNTGRAVGAIFPTLVGFLAGSWGVGGALIFGAVGYGLAVVALFGLPETRGKELR, from the coding sequence ATGAGTACCACCCAGACACAGTCGAAGCAGGACGAACTGCCCGACGGTGACGGCGCGTTCGCCTGGTTACGCGCCCTCGGACCGCGCGGCCGCCGCGCTTTCGGCGGGGCCTTCGGCGGATACGCCCTCGACTCCTACGACTTCTTCACGCTGCCGCTGAGCATGGTGGCGATCGCGGCGTACTTCGGCCTCAGCACGGGTCAGACCGGTCTGCTCACGACGGTCACCCTGGTGGTCTCCGCGATCGGCGGCGCGATCGCCGGCATCGCCGCGGACCGCATAGGCCGGGTGAAGGCGCTGATGATCACGGTCATCACGTACGCGCTGTTCACCGTTCTGTGCGGATTCGCCCCCAACTACGAGACGCTGCTCGTCTTCCGCGCCCTCCAGGGCCTCGGCTTCGGCGGCGAGTGGGCGGTCGGCGCGATCCTGGTCGCGGAATACGCCTCCGCCAGGCATCGCGGCCGGACGCTCGGCGCGATCCAGAGTGCGTGGGCGGTCGGCTGGGCGCTCGCGGTCATCGTCTGCACGGTGGTCTTCCAGTACCTGGACCCGGACACGGCCTGGCGCGTGATGTTCTGGACCGGCGCCCTGCCCGCGCTCCTGGTGATCTACGTACGCCGCCATGTCAGCGACGCCCCACAAGCCGCACAGCGGCGCCTCGCGAGCAGCGACAAGGGTTCGTTCACGGCGATCTTCAAGAAGGACCTGCTGCGCACCACACTCTTCGGGGTGCTGCTCTCCACCGGTGTGCAGGGCGGCTACTACACGCTCGCCACCTGGGTGCCCACCTACCTGAAGACGGAGCGGGGCCTCACCGTCGTCGGTACCGGCGGATACCTGGCGTTCCTCATCTCGGGCGCCTTCATCGGCTACCTCACGGGCGGATATCTCACCGACAGGCTGGGCCGCAAGAAGAACATCGCGCTGTTCGCGTTCCTCTCCGCCGCCTGCGTCGTCGCCTACACCAACATCCCGTCGGGAGCGAACCAACTGGTGCTCGTCCTCGGCTTTCCGCTGGGGTTCTGCATGTCGGCCATCTTCAGCGGCTTCGGCTCGTTCCTCAGTGAGCTCTACCCGACGGCCGTGCGCGGGACCGGTCAGGGCTTCACGTACAACACGGGGCGTGCCGTGGGCGCGATCTTCCCGACCCTGGTCGGCTTCCTCGCCGGAAGCTGGGGCGTCGGTGGCGCTCTGATCTTCGGAGCGGTCGGTTACGGGCTCGCCGTGGTGGCGCTGTTCGGCCTTCCCGAGACACGCGGAAAAGAGCTCCGGTGA
- a CDS encoding 5-oxoprolinase subunit B family protein yields MSTPRALPVGDHALLVELGTGEETEAFHAELLRRRAEGTLPGVREIVPAARTVLLDGLDDPGHFAEHLAGWEIPPLTPGVRSAVELPVRYDGPDLAVVAELWGVHPDDVGRIHSAAVFRVAFCGFAPGFGYLTGLGERYAVPRRETPRTAVPAGAVALAGAYTGVYPRSSPGGWQLIGSTDAVLWDHARVPAALLTPGTRVRFVPEGL; encoded by the coding sequence ATGAGCACGCCGAGGGCGCTGCCGGTCGGCGACCACGCGCTGCTGGTCGAACTCGGCACCGGCGAGGAGACCGAGGCGTTCCATGCCGAGCTGCTGCGGCGCCGCGCGGAAGGCACGCTCCCCGGAGTCCGGGAGATCGTGCCGGCGGCGCGCACCGTGCTGCTCGACGGCCTCGACGATCCCGGGCACTTCGCCGAGCACCTGGCCGGCTGGGAGATCCCGCCGCTCACGCCCGGTGTCCGGAGCGCGGTCGAACTTCCGGTGCGTTACGACGGCCCCGATCTCGCGGTGGTGGCCGAGCTGTGGGGCGTGCACCCGGATGACGTGGGGCGGATCCACTCGGCGGCGGTGTTCCGTGTCGCGTTCTGCGGGTTCGCGCCCGGGTTCGGTTACCTGACGGGGCTCGGGGAGCGGTACGCCGTACCGCGCAGGGAAACGCCGCGCACAGCGGTGCCGGCAGGCGCCGTGGCGCTGGCCGGCGCGTACACCGGGGTGTATCCGCGCTCCTCGCCCGGTGGCTGGCAGCTCATCGGTTCGACGGACGCCGTTCTGTGGGACCACGCGCGCGTGCCCGCCGCGCTGCTCACCCCCGGCACGCGGGTGCGGTTCGTACCGGAGGGGCTGTGA
- a CDS encoding GntR family transcriptional regulator, which yields MRTTEPEGGGLADDRPLLGRTSTAERVADILRTRIADGYFQPGERLSEDSIGKALGVSRNTLREAFRLLTHERLLVHQLNRGVFVRVLAVEDVEDIYRIRRLIECAVVRGLGAPPFPLGGLDRAVGDGERAADRREWKGVATANIHFHRELAALADSPRTDELMRGILAELRLAFHVVADPRRLHAPYLVRNRQILECLREGDSAAGERLLAAYLDDSRTQLVEVYAGHIETGNWAT from the coding sequence GTGAGGACGACGGAGCCCGAGGGTGGCGGGCTGGCCGACGACCGCCCCCTGCTGGGCCGCACCAGCACGGCGGAGCGGGTCGCCGACATCCTCCGCACCCGCATCGCCGACGGGTACTTCCAGCCGGGAGAGCGCCTTTCGGAGGACAGCATCGGCAAGGCGCTCGGTGTCTCGCGCAACACGCTGCGCGAGGCGTTCCGGCTGCTGACCCACGAGCGGCTGCTCGTCCACCAGCTCAACCGCGGAGTGTTCGTCCGGGTGCTCGCCGTGGAGGACGTAGAGGACATTTACCGCATCAGGCGGCTGATCGAGTGCGCCGTCGTCCGCGGCCTCGGCGCACCGCCCTTCCCGCTCGGCGGCCTCGACAGGGCCGTCGGCGACGGAGAGCGGGCGGCCGACCGGCGGGAGTGGAAGGGGGTGGCGACCGCCAATATCCACTTCCACCGCGAACTCGCCGCCCTCGCCGACAGCCCCCGCACCGACGAGCTGATGCGCGGAATCCTGGCCGAACTGCGCCTCGCCTTCCACGTGGTGGCCGACCCCCGCCGGCTGCACGCGCCCTATCTCGTACGTAACCGGCAGATTCTGGAATGCCTGCGCGAGGGGGACAGCGCGGCTGGTGAACGGCTCCTCGCCGCCTATCTCGACGACTCCCGCACCCAGCTCGTCGAGGTGTACGCGGGCCACATCGAGACCGGGAACTGGGCGACGTGA